A stretch of Candidatus Sphingomonas phytovorans DNA encodes these proteins:
- a CDS encoding TetR/AcrR family transcriptional regulator — protein MTAASAGPGRSHPKQGRAQQTYELLLDVAGALLAEVGVDRISTNMICARAGVTPPALYRYFEDKYAVLEALGRRLMARQNVALEDWIARHADQGLDALRDGIEELLRETARVTQSEPGAVWILRALHASPRLIHVRLESHRYVTDKLVEAYTRYLPDMDRDELWQRLRLSVELGFAADEMLQEETRVSEGTVLKSVARLLRNDL, from the coding sequence GTGACCGCCGCGTCGGCAGGACCCGGGCGCAGCCACCCCAAGCAGGGGCGCGCGCAGCAGACCTATGAATTGCTGCTCGACGTCGCCGGCGCCCTGCTTGCCGAGGTGGGCGTCGATCGCATCTCCACCAACATGATCTGTGCCCGCGCTGGTGTCACGCCGCCAGCGCTCTATCGTTATTTCGAGGACAAATATGCCGTGCTGGAGGCGCTTGGCCGGCGGCTGATGGCGCGGCAGAATGTCGCGCTCGAGGACTGGATCGCCCGGCATGCCGACCAGGGGCTCGACGCGCTCCGCGACGGGATCGAGGAACTGCTTCGCGAAACGGCGCGGGTCACGCAGTCGGAGCCCGGCGCTGTATGGATATTGCGCGCGCTCCATGCGTCACCGCGGCTGATCCATGTCCGGCTCGAATCGCATCGCTATGTCACCGACAAGCTGGTCGAGGCCTATACGCGCTACCTGCCCGACATGGACCGTGACGAACTCTGGCAGCGCCTGAGGCTGTCGGTCGAGCTTGGTTTCGCGGCCGACGAAATGCTCCAGGAAGAAACCCGCGTGTCCGAGGGAACCGTGCTGAAGAGCGTGGCGCGCCTGTTGAGAAACGACCTGTAG
- a CDS encoding right-handed parallel beta-helix repeat-containing protein, protein MRNRIALLGCVAVLALAGGCSGGPKTDAQGFVIDPDFEKNLQQKLLDAKPGDVVDIPAGKYALSRSLSLTANGVTVKGAGMDKTILSFAKQTSGAEGMLVTGDDFTIRDLAFEDTKGDALKVNGVKNTVIRRVRAEWTGGGKTSNGAYGLYPVQVTNVLIEGSVVKGASDAGIYVGQSSNIIVRNNHAEDNVAGIEIENSSHADVYGNTATGNTGGILVFNMPNLPVPGSKTRVYKNQVAANNHANFGAKGSAVSSVPAGSGVIVNSNDEVEIFDNDVKDNKTANVIISSYYSTGFDTKKGIAAAYDPYPENIYVTGNRFSGGGDDPGGRFAPMKALAGGRLPDVLWDGFVNPKLKTPGICVQNGSAKLLNVDGPGKFTRARIDASVDCAPATRLPEIVLPEKMTKDSGKAS, encoded by the coding sequence ATGAGGAACAGGATAGCGCTTCTGGGCTGTGTCGCCGTGCTGGCGCTCGCCGGCGGTTGCAGCGGTGGCCCGAAGACCGATGCGCAGGGTTTCGTCATCGACCCCGATTTCGAGAAGAACCTGCAGCAGAAGCTGCTCGATGCGAAGCCGGGCGACGTGGTCGACATCCCGGCGGGCAAATATGCGCTGAGCCGCAGCCTGAGCCTGACCGCCAACGGCGTGACGGTGAAGGGCGCCGGCATGGACAAGACGATCCTGTCCTTCGCGAAGCAGACGTCCGGCGCCGAGGGCATGCTGGTGACCGGCGACGATTTCACCATCCGGGATCTGGCGTTCGAGGATACGAAGGGCGACGCGCTGAAGGTGAACGGGGTGAAGAACACCGTGATCCGCCGGGTCCGTGCCGAATGGACCGGCGGGGGCAAGACCTCGAACGGGGCCTATGGCCTGTATCCCGTGCAGGTGACCAACGTGCTGATCGAGGGATCGGTGGTGAAGGGCGCGTCCGATGCCGGCATCTATGTCGGCCAGTCGAGCAACATCATCGTGCGCAACAACCATGCGGAGGACAATGTCGCCGGCATCGAGATCGAGAATTCGAGCCACGCCGATGTCTATGGCAACACCGCGACGGGCAATACGGGCGGCATCCTGGTGTTCAACATGCCCAACCTGCCGGTGCCGGGCAGCAAGACGCGCGTGTACAAGAACCAGGTGGCCGCCAACAACCATGCCAATTTCGGGGCGAAGGGCAGCGCGGTCAGTTCGGTGCCGGCGGGATCGGGCGTGATCGTCAATTCGAACGACGAGGTCGAGATCTTCGACAATGACGTGAAGGACAACAAGACCGCCAACGTCATCATCTCCAGCTATTATTCGACCGGCTTCGACACCAAGAAGGGGATCGCCGCCGCCTATGATCCCTATCCCGAGAATATCTATGTCACCGGGAACCGCTTCTCCGGTGGCGGTGACGACCCAGGCGGCCGCTTCGCCCCGATGAAGGCGCTGGCCGGCGGGCGGCTGCCCGACGTGCTGTGGGACGGGTTCGTCAATCCCAAGCTGAAGACTCCGGGCATCTGCGTTCAGAACGGCTCGGCGAAGCTGCTGAACGTCGACGGGCCCGGCAAGTTCACCAGGGCCAGGATCGATGCGAGCGTCGACTGCGCGCCCGCCACGCGCCTGCCGGAGATCGTGCTGCCGGAGAAGATGACGAAGGACAGCGGCAAGGCGTCATGA
- a CDS encoding TonB-dependent receptor, whose amino-acid sequence MAAIWANPAGAQVANGPKTATATAQADAEGDTGRLQDIVVTAQRREQSLQSVPISVSAFNADAISSLSAETIGDLDKFVPGLTINDTSVTQPSFTIRGVQTDDFGIGTEPSVGIFVDGIYSGRSGSSLIFFNDIQRVEVLKGPQGTLFGRNTSAGAISIISNKPSDKRELIGTIQVGNYRKVRADVTVNIPLTDTLYLRLNGVSNYRQGYLTDAITGEKREGENNKSGRAALRWAPTSDTDFVLAYDHDDTNKDGPFAIGISKYALSTDPAGPHANDVIGDKETRILHAVSFTATHHTGPLTFTSISSFKHFETHNREDEDGTADPTRYFDTENIEKNSSLYQEFRVGFDNDRLSAIAGVSYFHERGRQTSAVTLLTDSVDRILGAAVGFPIFSALDAAGLPVFGQQYHEDMNNRAANDSYAAFGDATYKVTERLSLTAGIRYTHDLKKFTWSNGGFTAPGLETIMAPGSLYNAIIGAPAFPDVPISVADFYRTVIGPNGLVFDEGPLEGIPFTRRATFSDVSPRFVIQYDLNDDQHLYASASRGYKAGGFNSTEINSFFAPEKVWNFEGGFKTELFDRRVRFNLSGYYFKYKNRQSISLEPSTNPDCAMTPPPAGTVCLPQYQTRSGDSQAYGVDLETKFVISRDFTIGVTAGAINSTWVKRIEQGVDISGQPTGEPTFRGVLSGHYDHDIGYGSIFADGSYSYTSRQRLNDAQRAIDASIAPFVDWSKLGALRSPRNIINARIGWRSPDNHLTVALYAENLLNKRYYQTLNTITNDIFNTPYVRAERPGFYGAEIGFRF is encoded by the coding sequence GTGGCCGCGATATGGGCGAATCCGGCCGGTGCGCAGGTGGCGAACGGCCCGAAGACAGCGACCGCCACGGCCCAGGCGGACGCCGAAGGCGATACGGGCAGGTTGCAGGACATCGTCGTCACCGCGCAACGCCGCGAACAGTCGCTCCAGTCGGTGCCGATCAGCGTGAGCGCCTTCAATGCCGACGCGATCTCCTCGCTGAGCGCTGAGACGATCGGTGATCTCGACAAGTTCGTGCCGGGCCTGACGATCAACGACACGTCGGTCACGCAGCCGTCCTTCACCATTCGCGGCGTGCAGACCGACGATTTCGGGATCGGGACCGAGCCATCGGTCGGCATCTTCGTCGACGGCATCTATTCCGGGCGGTCGGGATCGTCGCTGATCTTCTTCAACGACATCCAGCGGGTCGAGGTGCTGAAGGGGCCGCAGGGCACCTTGTTCGGCCGCAACACCTCGGCCGGCGCGATTTCGATCATCAGCAACAAGCCAAGCGACAAGCGGGAGCTCATCGGCACGATCCAGGTCGGCAACTACCGCAAGGTCCGCGCCGACGTGACAGTGAACATCCCGCTGACCGACACGCTCTATCTGCGCCTGAACGGCGTCTCCAACTATCGCCAGGGCTATCTGACCGACGCGATCACCGGGGAAAAGCGCGAAGGCGAGAACAACAAGTCGGGTCGGGCCGCGCTGCGCTGGGCACCGACCAGCGACACCGATTTCGTGCTTGCCTATGACCATGACGATACGAACAAGGACGGGCCGTTCGCGATCGGGATCAGCAAATATGCGCTGAGCACCGATCCCGCCGGCCCTCATGCGAACGACGTGATCGGCGACAAGGAGACGCGCATCCTGCATGCCGTGTCGTTCACCGCCACGCATCACACCGGCCCGCTGACCTTCACCAGCATCAGCTCGTTCAAGCATTTCGAAACGCACAATCGCGAGGACGAGGACGGCACCGCCGACCCGACGCGCTATTTCGATACCGAGAATATCGAGAAGAACAGCAGTCTCTACCAGGAATTCCGCGTCGGCTTCGACAATGACCGGCTGAGCGCGATCGCCGGGGTCAGCTATTTCCACGAACGCGGGCGCCAGACCAGCGCGGTGACGTTGCTGACGGATTCGGTGGATCGCATTCTGGGCGCGGCGGTCGGCTTTCCGATCTTCAGTGCGCTCGACGCCGCCGGCTTGCCGGTATTCGGCCAGCAATATCACGAGGACATGAACAACCGGGCGGCGAACGATTCCTACGCGGCGTTCGGCGACGCGACCTACAAGGTGACCGAGCGGCTGAGCCTGACCGCCGGCATCCGCTATACCCACGACCTGAAGAAATTCACCTGGAGCAATGGCGGATTCACGGCCCCCGGGCTCGAGACGATCATGGCGCCTGGGTCGCTCTACAACGCGATCATCGGTGCTCCTGCCTTTCCAGACGTGCCGATCAGCGTCGCCGATTTCTATCGCACCGTCATCGGCCCCAATGGCCTGGTGTTCGACGAGGGGCCGCTGGAGGGAATTCCCTTCACCCGCCGGGCGACCTTCAGCGATGTCAGCCCGCGCTTCGTGATCCAGTACGACCTGAACGACGACCAGCATCTCTATGCCTCGGCATCACGTGGCTACAAGGCGGGCGGGTTCAATTCGACCGAAATCAACTCGTTCTTCGCGCCCGAAAAGGTGTGGAATTTCGAGGGCGGCTTCAAGACGGAACTGTTCGACCGTCGGGTGCGATTCAACCTTTCTGGCTATTATTTCAAGTACAAGAACCGCCAGTCGATCAGCCTGGAGCCAAGCACCAATCCGGATTGCGCGATGACGCCGCCGCCCGCGGGCACTGTCTGCCTGCCGCAATACCAGACCCGATCGGGCGATTCCCAAGCTTATGGCGTCGATCTCGAGACGAAATTCGTCATCTCGCGCGATTTCACGATCGGCGTCACCGCCGGTGCGATCAACTCGACATGGGTCAAGCGGATCGAACAGGGCGTAGACATATCCGGCCAGCCGACCGGTGAGCCGACCTTCCGTGGGGTGCTGAGCGGTCACTACGATCATGATATCGGGTACGGATCGATCTTCGCCGATGGCAGCTACAGCTACACCTCGCGCCAGCGGCTGAACGACGCGCAGCGCGCGATCGACGCATCGATCGCGCCCTTTGTCGACTGGTCGAAGCTCGGTGCGCTTCGCTCGCCCCGCAACATCATCAATGCCAGGATCGGCTGGCGCTCGCCGGACAACCATCTGACGGTTGCGCTCTATGCCGAGAACCTGCTCAACAAACGCTACTACCAGACGTTGAACACGATCACGAACGACATCTTCAACACCCCCTATGTCCGTGCCGAACGGCCCGGTTTCTACGGGGCCGAAATCGGCTTCCGTTTCTAG
- a CDS encoding DSD1 family PLP-dependent enzyme, producing the protein MDDRTLHEHLIGQQGSRAALNTPVLVLDIEALDRNIAYMAARAAERGVALRPHAKTHKSVDIARRQIEAGAVGLCCAKIGEAEVLADGGIVGLLITSPVTAPAAVARLATLAKRSPGLIAAIDNPRMVARLQAALAAEGAMLDVVIDIDPGIRRTGVASPEDAVALAEAIAGVASITLRGVQYYCGLQQHIENYAARRAAIIERTDYLRSVIAALTDKGYQPEIVTGSGTGTHHIDLDLGVFTELQAGSYVFMDKQYLDCDLADGPASPFETSLAVDARVASANHSALVTIDAGFKSLSTDGGVAQVQRGAAPDTMFMFMGDEHAALIAPDIGLRLGPGDPVSLTVPHCDPTVNLYDFYHVVKGDTLVAMWPVSARGRAR; encoded by the coding sequence ATGGACGATCGAACGCTTCACGAACATCTGATCGGGCAGCAGGGCTCCCGCGCAGCGCTCAATACGCCGGTGCTGGTGCTCGATATCGAGGCGCTCGACCGCAATATCGCCTATATGGCCGCGCGCGCCGCGGAGCGCGGCGTGGCGCTCCGGCCCCATGCCAAGACTCACAAGAGCGTCGATATCGCCAGGCGCCAGATCGAGGCGGGCGCGGTCGGCCTGTGCTGCGCGAAGATCGGCGAGGCCGAGGTGCTGGCCGACGGCGGCATCGTCGGCCTGCTGATCACCTCGCCGGTCACCGCGCCGGCGGCGGTCGCGCGGCTGGCCACGCTGGCGAAGCGGTCCCCCGGCCTGATCGCCGCGATCGATAACCCACGGATGGTTGCACGGCTCCAGGCGGCGCTCGCGGCAGAGGGCGCGATGCTCGATGTCGTGATCGACATCGATCCCGGCATCCGTCGTACCGGCGTCGCCTCGCCGGAAGATGCGGTGGCGCTGGCGGAGGCGATCGCGGGTGTGGCCAGCATCACCCTCCGGGGCGTCCAATATTATTGCGGGCTGCAGCAGCATATCGAGAATTACGCCGCCCGCCGCGCCGCCATTATCGAGCGCACCGACTATCTGCGCTCGGTCATCGCCGCGCTGACCGACAAGGGATACCAGCCGGAGATCGTCACCGGCTCGGGCACTGGAACGCATCATATCGATCTCGATCTTGGGGTCTTCACCGAGTTGCAGGCCGGTTCCTATGTGTTCATGGACAAGCAGTATCTCGATTGCGACCTGGCCGACGGGCCGGCATCGCCGTTCGAGACGTCTCTCGCGGTCGATGCACGGGTGGCGAGCGCCAACCATTCGGCGCTGGTCACGATCGACGCCGGGTTCAAGTCGCTGTCCACCGATGGTGGCGTGGCGCAGGTTCAGCGCGGCGCGGCGCCCGACACGATGTTCATGTTCATGGGCGACGAACACGCTGCCCTGATCGCGCCGGATATCGGCCTGCGCCTCGGGCCGGGCGATCCGGTCAGCCTGACGGTCCCGCATTGCGACCCGACAGTGAACCTCTATGATTTCTACCATGTCGTGAAGGGCGACACGCTTGTCGCGATGTGGCCGGTCAGCGCCCGAGGCCGCGCCCGGTGA
- a CDS encoding D-arabinono-1,4-lactone oxidase: protein MSWTNWSGSVSASVPVLRPKAEDELAAAVRAAAKVRATGAGHSFMPLCQSDELIVCLEDMAATLTVAPDRRTARAPAGWSLKRLTAALWEEGLALANQGDVNPQSLAGAMATGTHGTGRDLGNLATFARGFRLIGPDGAATWCDATTNPDLFQAQRLSLGLFGIATEIEVEVISAFHLTERIEKKSWAEVRESYDSLVERHRHVEFWFFPHADDVILKTLEMTDPCDPPPSTTDMEETAFRRLLKIGAFAPPLVPLLQRLMMKTGFDGRRRGPAHTIFPSDRTIRFEEMEYEMPRATGMEALDEVVAWIRRRRLPVSFPFEYRVVAGDDIWMSPMNRGPVAAISMHQYAAMPWRDLFAEAEEVFRAHGGRPHWAKRHTLSRDDVDSLYPLAERYRTVRRAADPQGKFLNAHLEALFS, encoded by the coding sequence ATGAGCTGGACCAACTGGTCGGGCAGCGTGTCGGCATCGGTGCCGGTGCTGCGCCCGAAGGCAGAGGACGAACTGGCGGCGGCGGTACGGGCGGCGGCGAAGGTACGCGCGACCGGGGCCGGCCATTCCTTCATGCCGCTCTGCCAGTCGGACGAACTGATCGTCTGCCTGGAGGACATGGCCGCGACCCTCACCGTCGCGCCCGACCGGAGGACGGCGCGGGCGCCGGCCGGCTGGAGCCTGAAACGGCTGACGGCTGCCTTGTGGGAGGAGGGCCTTGCGCTGGCCAACCAGGGTGACGTCAACCCGCAGTCGCTTGCCGGGGCGATGGCGACGGGCACTCATGGCACCGGTCGCGATCTCGGTAATCTCGCCACCTTTGCGCGTGGTTTCCGGCTGATCGGGCCCGACGGCGCGGCGACATGGTGCGACGCCACCACCAATCCCGATCTGTTCCAGGCACAGCGGCTATCGCTCGGCCTGTTCGGGATTGCCACCGAGATCGAGGTCGAGGTGATTTCGGCCTTTCATCTGACCGAGAGGATCGAGAAGAAAAGCTGGGCTGAGGTGCGCGAAAGCTATGACTCGCTTGTCGAACGGCATCGCCACGTCGAATTCTGGTTCTTCCCCCATGCCGACGACGTGATCCTCAAGACGCTCGAGATGACCGATCCGTGCGATCCACCGCCCTCCACCACCGACATGGAGGAAACCGCGTTTCGACGGCTGCTCAAGATCGGTGCGTTCGCGCCGCCGCTGGTGCCGCTCCTCCAGCGGCTGATGATGAAGACCGGTTTTGACGGCCGTCGCCGTGGACCCGCCCACACCATCTTCCCGTCGGACCGGACGATCCGGTTCGAGGAAATGGAATATGAGATGCCACGCGCGACGGGGATGGAGGCGCTCGACGAAGTGGTCGCCTGGATCCGCCGGCGACGGCTGCCGGTGTCCTTTCCGTTCGAATATCGCGTGGTCGCCGGGGACGATATCTGGATGAGCCCGATGAACCGGGGCCCCGTCGCGGCGATTTCGATGCATCAATATGCGGCGATGCCGTGGCGCGACCTCTTCGCCGAGGCGGAGGAGGTTTTCCGCGCGCATGGCGGCAGGCCGCACTGGGCCAAGCGGCACACGCTTTCGCGGGACGATGTCGACAGCCTTTACCCGCTGGCGGAACGGTATCGCACGGTGCGCCGTGCTGCCGACCCGCAGGGCAAGTTCCTCAACGCGCATTTGGAGGCGCTGTTTTCCTGA